The Vicia villosa cultivar HV-30 ecotype Madison, WI linkage group LG1, Vvil1.0, whole genome shotgun sequence genome includes a region encoding these proteins:
- the LOC131627878 gene encoding uncharacterized protein LOC131627878, translating into MVLITTVTYRYNINGGHSKLMKAERGIRQGDPISPYLFVIVMEYMSMLLHQMQLNPNYNHHSKCVLSDSTGLVVNPSKFQVYMGAINEITKQQILNVTGFKEGKLPFRYLGVPLTCKKLSVAHYLPLIDKILNRLQHWSSRLLSHACRMQLVKAVGFAIANYWLQYFPIPKSVLQKIQSACKTFIWTGGTSPSRKSSVSWKTMCKPRVKGGLNILDLDSWNTITMMKLLWDLRKKTVCLWVKWMSMYFLKGKDPMSMVANNNSSWISKGILNARHVIPEVQSCWDKSINGNKFRMGEFYKGLMSQATNVDLRSILEGNIARPRAVFYLWLACHKRLATKTRLKKFGVVIDSKCCFFQEEETLDHLLFGCEPMKYIWTKVLQWIHVDRHPR; encoded by the exons ATGGTGTTAATTACCACTGTCACTTACAGATACAATATTAATGGTGGCCACTCCAAGTTGATGAAAGCTGAAAGGGGCATAAGACAGGGTGATCCCATATCACCTTATCTTTTTGTTATTGTTATGGAATACATGAGCATGCTGCTTCACCAGATGCAATTGAACCCAAACTATAACCATCATTCTAAAT GTGTACTCTCTGATTCCACAGGTCTTGTTGTAAACCCCTCGAAATTCCAAGTCTATATGGGAGCTATTAATGAGATTACTAAGCAACAGATCCTCAATGTGACTGGTTTTAAGGAAGGGAAGCTACCCTTCAGGTATCTTGGAGTGCCCTTAACCTGTAAGAAGCTATCAGTGGCTCATTACCTTCCCCTCATTGATAAAATTCTAAACAGGCTGCAACACTGGAGCTCAAGACTTCTGAGTCATGCATGCAGGATGCAATTGGTGAAAGCTGTGGGATTTGCAATAGCTAACTATTGGCTGCAATATTTTCCCATACCAAAAAGTGTACTTCAGAAAATCCAGAGTGCTTGTAAAACATTTATATGGACTGGTGGCACTTCTCCTAGCAGGAAAAGTTCCGTTTCTTGGAAGACTATGTGTAAGCCCCGAGTCAAGGGTGGACTGAATATTCTGGACCTGGACAGTTGGAACACAATAACCATGATGAAACTATTGTGGGATCTGAGAAAGAAAACCGTCTGCCTCTGGGTGAAATGGATGAGTATGTATTTCTTAAAAGGTAAGGACCCCATGAGTATGGTTGCAAACAACAATTCTTCATGGATAAGCAAAGGAATCCTAAATGCTAGGCATGTTATCCCTGAGGTGCAGAGTTGTTGGGACAAGAGCATAAATGGCAACAAGTTCAGAATGGGGGAATTCTACAAAGGACTGATGAGTCAGGCTACTAATGTGGATTTGCGCAGTATTCTTGAGGGTAACATAGCCAGGCCTCGAGCTGTTTTTTATCTATGGCTTGCTTGTCATAAAAGACTAGCTACAAAGACTAGGCTGAAGAAATTTGGGGTGGTGATAGACTCCAAATGTTGTTTCTTCCAGGAAGAAGAAACCTTAGACCACCTTCTCTTTGGTTGTGAGCCCATGAAGTACATATGGACTAAAGTGTTGCAGTGGATTCATGTGGACAGACACCCCCGATAG